One window from the genome of Oryza glaberrima chromosome 3, OglaRS2, whole genome shotgun sequence encodes:
- the LOC127767995 gene encoding protein SPIRAL1-like 1, whose amino-acid sequence MSRGGSAGGGQSSLGYLFGGNEAPKPAAKPAPAAAPAPAPAPAPAAAVAAPAEKPSPAKADATKQIPAGIQGSRSNNNYHRADGQNTGNFLTDRPSTKVHAAPGGGSSLGYLFGGN is encoded by the exons ATGAGTCGTGGTGGGAGTGCCGGTGGTGGCCAAAGTTCTCTGGGTTACCTTTTTGGAGGCAATGAGGCCCCTAAGCCAGCTGCTAAACCAGCACCTGCAGCTGCACCTGCACCAGcgccagcaccagcaccagctgCGGCTGTGGCTGCTCCTGCTGAGAAACCATCACCTGCAAAGGCTGATGCCACCAAGCAGATTCCAGCTGGGATTCAGGGCAGCCGGAGCAATAACAACTACCATAGAGCTGATGGCCAGAACACTGGAAACTTTCTTACG GATCGCCCTTCGACCAAGGTCCATGCTGCCCCTGGTGGTGGCTCTTCCCTGGGCTACCTCTTTGGTGGAAACTGA